Below is a window of Georgenia soli DNA.
GAGGACGACGGCGAGGGCGCCTGCCCCTTCTGCCGCACCCCCGCGCGCACCGACGAGGACGGGCTGGTGGTCCACCGCGGGGAGACCGCGTACGTGGTCCTCAACCTCTACCCGTACAACCCCGGTCACCTCCTGGTCTGCCCCTACCGGCACGTCGCCGACCTCACCGACCTCACCGACGACGAGCGCGACGAGATCGGCGCGCTGAGCGCCGCCGCGATGCGGGTGCTGCGGGCGGTCTCGGCCCCGCACGGGTTCAACCTCGGCATGAACCAGGGGTCTGTCGCGGGCGCCGGCATCGCCGCCCACCTCCACCAGCACGTGGTGCCCCGCTGGGGCGGCGACACCAACTTCCTGCCCGTGGTCGCCAGCACGAAGGCCCTGCCGCAGGTGCTCGGCGAGACGCGCGACCTCCTCGCCGCGGAGTGGGCGTCAGCCGCCGCGCCGGAGGGGATCTAGTGCTCAGCACCAACGCGCGCGGGTTCGCGCGCGCCGTCTTCGGCCCCGCGGCACGCCTGCTCGTGCGTCTCGGCGTCAGCCCCGACGTCGTCACGGTCACCGGCACGGTGCTCACCTCGGTGGCGGCCCTGACGCTCCTGCCCATGGGCCATCTCACCGTCGGCGCCCTCGTCCTCGGCGCGCTCGTCGTCGCGGACAACCTCGACGGGCAGATGGCGCGCCTGACCGGCACCGAGTCGCGGTGGGGCGCGTTCCTCGACTCCACGATGGACCGGTTCGCCGACGCCGCGATCTTCTCCGGCGTCGCCGTCTGGGCGCTGCGCCACCTCGACGGCACCCTGGGGAACCTCACGGCCGGCCTCGCCCTCGTCTGCCTCGTGCTCGGAGCGGTGGTCCCCTACGCCAAGGCCCGGGCGGAGTCGCTCGGCATGACCGCGAACGTGGGCCTGGCCGAGCGGGCCGACCGGGTCGTCGTCGTGCTCGCGGCCGTCCTCCTGGTCGGCCTCGGGCTCCCCGCCCCCGTGCTCACCGTCGCGCTCGGGCTGCTCGCACTGGCGAGCGCCTGGACCGTCCTGCAGCGCATGCGGGCCGTCTACGTCCAGTCCGGCGGCCCCCGCCGCGCCGGGACGGGCACGGAGGAGGCTCGGTGAGGCTCGACGTCGTCAAGGTCTTCTCCCTGGCGAAGGCCGGCGTCGAGCACCTGCCCGAGCCGGCCGCCCGCGCCCTGTTCACCGCCGCCGCCGACGTCGCGTGGGCGCTCCGGCTCGGCGGCACGACCCAGCTCGAGCGGAACCTCCAGAGGGTCCGTCCCCACCTCGGCCGGCGTGGGCTCCGGCGCCTCTCCCGCGACGGGCTGCGCGCCTACCTGCGGTACTACTGCGAGGTCTTCCAGCTGCCGCGTCTTACCGAGGACCAGGTCCGGGCCCGCGTCCGCGTGGTCGGCGACGCGGCGGTCCGCGAGACCCTCGCCGGCGGCCGCTCCGTGGTGTGTGCCCTCGGCCACCTCGGCAACTGGGACCTCGCCGGCGCCTGGGGGGCGAAGAATCTCGCCCCCGTGGTCACGGTCGCCGAGCACCTCGAGCCGGAGGAGATCTTCCAGGGCTTCCTCGACTTCCGCACCGGCCTGGGCATGACGATCATCCCGTTCGAGAAGAACGGCGGCGTCTTCCGTCAGCTCATCCGCCACGCGCGGACCTCCGCCAGCATGATCCCGCTCCTGGCCGACAGGGACCTCACCGCCACCGGAGTCGAGGTCGACCTGTTCGGTCACCGCGCCCGCGTCGCACCCGGTCCGGCGGCGCTCGCCCTGGCCACCGGGCTGCCGCTGCACCCGACGATGATCCGCCACGAGCGCATCAGCGGCCCCCGCCGCCGCGCCGCCGGGTCCCGGTGGGGGATCGTCATCGAGTTCCTCCCCCGGGTCGACCTGCCGGGGGACGACGGCGCAGCCCCCGACGTCGCGACGCTCACGCAACGCTGGGTCGACGCACTCGCCGCGCGGGTCCGGGAGCACCCCGCCGACTGGCACATGCTGCAGCGCGTGTTCCTCGCCGACCTCGACCCGGCCCGGCTGGCCCGCGCCGCGGCCACGGCCGGCCCGGCGGGCCGGGCGGGGGAGGAGAGCTGATGCGCATCGGCATCGTCTGCCCGTACTCCTTCGACGCGCCCGGAGGGGTGCAGTTCCACGTCCGTGACCTTGCCGAGGAGCTCATCCGCCTCGGGCACGAGGTGAGCGTGCTCGCCCCCGCCGACGACTCCACCCCGGTGCCCGACTACGTGGTGCCCTCCGGCAGGACGGTGGCGATCCCGTACAACGGGTCGGTGGCCCGCCTGAACTTCGGCCCCGTCGTCGGGGCGCGGGTGCGGCGCTGGGTCAGCGAGGGAGACTTCGACCTCCTCCACATCCACGAGCCGTTCCTCCCCTCGCTGAGCATGCTGGCGCTGTGGGCGGCGGACGGGCCCGTGGTCGGGACGTTCCACACCTCGATGGAGCGCTCCCGCGGCCTGCAGGCCATCTCACCGGTCGTCGTGCCCATGCTGGAGAAGATCACCGGGCGCATCGCCGTCTCCGCCGAGGCCCGCCGCACGCTGGTCCAGCACCTCGGCGGCGACGCGGTCATCGTCCCCAACGGGGTCTACGTCGACCGGTTTGCCCGCGCGCCGCGCGACCCCCGGTGGGTCGGCGCGGACGAGCGTCCCACCGTGGCGTTCCTCGGACGCCTCGACGAGCCGCGGAAGGGGCTGCCCATCCTGGCCGACGCCGTCGGACCGGTCCTCGACCAGGTGCCGGGCGCCCGCTTCCTCGTCGCCGGGCGCGGCGAGGCCGCCGCGGAACGGGCCCAGCTGGCTCCCTTCGGGGACGCGGTCGAGTTCCTCGGCGGCGTCAGCGACGAGGAGAAGGCGAGCCTGTTCGCGTCCGTCGACGTCTACGTCGCCCCGCAGACCGGCGGCGAGAGCTTCGGCATCGTGCTGGTGGAGGCGATGAGCGGCGGGGCCCTGACCGTCGCGGCCGACATCCCCGCCTTCCAGGCGGTGCTCGAGGACGGCGCCGTCGGGCGGCTGTTCCGGCGCGGCGACTCCTCCAGCCTCGCCCGCACGCTGGTCGACGTCCTGTCCCACCGGGCCGAGACCGCGCCGGTGCGTGAGCGGGCCGCCACCGCCGTGCGCCGCTACGACTGGTCCACGGTCACCAGCCAGGTGCTAGCCGTCTACGACATGGTGCTGTCCACGGCCCACGCCCGGGTCCGGGAGGACCCGCGCTCGCGCACGATGTTCGGCCGGCTGCGGGCGGCCGCCACGGAGCGCACATGGGCCTGACGGAGTGGACGCTGGTCGTGGTCGCCGCCCTCGCCGTGGTGCTGGTGGTGCTGTGGCGGCAGGCGGTGCGGGTCGACCGGCTGCACCGCACGGTGCTGCGCTCCCGTGCCACCCTCGAGGCCCAGCTGGCGCGCCGCGCCACCGCGGCGACAGAGCTCGCGGCGTGCGGCGCGCTCGACCCGGCCGAGGCGATGGTCGTGGCCGACGTCGCCCTGCGGGCCTGCGACGCCGCGGCCGGTGAGCTCGTGCGTGACGGCCTCGAGGGCAGCCCGGAGACCGGGCCGCTGGCCGGTGTCGACAACGGCGCCGCCGGCGCCGCGGACCGCGGGCTCCTGGAGAGCGAGCTGAGCCGGACCCTGCGCACCGTGCTCGGGCCCCGCGAGGAGCGCGACGAGCTCGCGGCAGACCCGCGCGCCGCCGGCGTCATGACGCAGCTGCACCAGGCCTGGTACCGGCTGCAGCTGGCCCGGCGCTTCCACAACTCGCACGTGGAGCAGGTGCGCCGGCTCCGCGCCAACTCGCTGGTGCGGGCGTTCCACCTCGCCGGCCGCGCGCCGCTGCCCGAGCCGTTCGACATGGACGACGCCCTCCCCGCGGACTGAGCCACGACGGTGCGGCGCACCGGCCCTAGTCTTGGGCCCATGTCGTCAAACGGTCGGTCACCGTTCGCGCCCCGGGATCCGCAGGGCGGTCCCGGCCGGAGGGGCGAGCCCCGCGCGAGCTCGTACGGGCGCGCACCGGCGCCCGGGTCGCGGTACGGGCAGTCGCCGGCGCCCGGGTCGCCCTACGCCCCGCTCGTCACGCCGGCCGGGCAGAGCGCCCCTCAGATCCCCGCCGCGCCGCAGTGGCCGCACCGCCGCCCGCGCCGGACCTCCACCCTCGTCTTCGAGATCGTCGGCATCGCCCTCGGACTCGTCGGGGCGCTGTGGCTGCTCTCCGTGGTCGCCGGCCAGGGCGGCGGTGTGGGCGGGACCGTGCTCGCCGGGTTCCTGGCCTTCCTCCCGCTCGTCGGCGTGCTCGCCGCGATCATGTGGGTGGACCGGTGGGAGCCTGAGCCTCGGTGGCTGCTGCTGACCGCCCTCCTGTGGGGCGTCGGGGTCTCGACCGCGGTCTCGCTCATCCTCAACGAGGCCTTCGCCTTCTACGTGATGGGCACGACGGGCAGCTCGCTAGCCGCCTCCGTGCTCGGCACGGTGGTGGGCGCCCCGCTGGTGGAGGAGAGCGCGAAGGGCCTCGGCGTCCTGCTGATCTTCCTGCTGCGCCGCCGGTTCTTCGACGGGCCGGTCGACGGCATCGTCTACGCCGCCGTCGTGGCGGCCGGGTTCGCCTTCACGGAGAACATCCTGTACTTCGTCCAGTACAGCGACGTCCTCAGCGAGGTGTTTCTCGCCCGGGCGATCCAGTCGCCGTTCGCCCACGTCACCTTCACCGCCGTCATCGGCATCGCGCTCGGCTTCGCCTCCCGCACCGCCGGCCGGTACTCGTGGCTCTGGCTCTTCCCGCTCGGCTGGCTGGGGGCGGTGATGCTGCACGCCGTGTGGAACGGCTCCGCGGCGCTGGCGCTCTACGACGTCCTCTACTGGCTCTTCCAGGTCCCGCTCTTCGCCGCCGGCATCGTCCTGGTGGTGTGGCTGCGCAACGACGAGAAGGCCACCATCGGGCACCGCCTGACCGAGTACGCCCAGGCCGGCTGGTTCGCGCCCTACGAGATCCACATGCTCACCTCGCTCGGCGGCCGGCGCGCGGCCCGGCGCTGGGCCGCCTCCCGCGGGGCCGGCGCGGCGCGGGCGATGACGGACTTCCAGCGTGCGTCGACGTCGCTGGCCTTCACCCGCCAGCGGGCTCTGACCGGCAGGTACGACGTCGGCGCCCGCCTCGACGAGCAGGAGCTCCTGGACCGCGTCGTGCGCGCCCGGGCCGGGTACACGGCACCGGTGCGCTGACGCCTGCTCGCCCGCCCGCCCTGGCCAGCAGGTGAACGCCCGGACGGGGCGTCCGCGGAGCCCGACTAGACTCGGACGCGGGCCTGCACCACGGCCCTTCCGCCGCCCCACACCGAGGTCACCGTGTCTGAGAACGAGTTCGCCAACGAGATTTCCGCCCCGCAGCAGGGCACCGCCCGGGTCAAGCGCGGGATGGCGGAGATGCTCAAGGGCGGCGTCATCATGGACGTCGTCACCCCCGAGCAGGCGCGCATCGCCGAGGACGCGGGCGCGGTGGCCGTGATGGCGCTCGAGCGGGTGCCCGCCGACATCCGGGCCCAGGGCGGCGTCGCCCGCATGAGCGACCCCGACATGATCGACGGCATCATCGAGGCCGTCTCGATCCCCGTGATGGCGAAGGCGCGCATCGGCCACTTCGTCGAGGCCCAGGTCCTCCAGGCCCTCGGCGTCGACTACGTCGACGAGTCCGAGGTGCTCACGCCGGCCGACTACGCCCACCACATCGACAAGTGGAAGTTCACCGTCCCCTTCGTCTGCGGGGCCACCAACCTGGGCGAGGCGCTGCGCCGGATCACCGAGGGCGCCGCCATGATCCGCTCCAAGGGCGAGGCCGGCACCGGTGACGTCTCCAACGCCACCACGCACATGCGCGAGATCCGCGACGAGATCCGCCGCCTGCAGACCCTGCCCGAGGACGAGCTCTACCTGGCCGCCAAGGAGCTGCAGGCCCCGTACGACCTCGTCAAGGAGGTCGCCGAGGCCGGCAAGCTCCCCGTCGTGCTCTTCACCGCCGGGGGCATCGCCACCCCGGCCGACGCGGCGATGATGATGCAGCTCGGCGCGGAGGGCGTCTTCGTCGGCTCCGGCATCTTCAAGTCGGGCAACCCGGCCGAGCGTGCCGCCGCCATCGTCAAGGCGACGACGTTCTACGACGACCCGTCCGTCGTCGCGGACGTCTCGCGCGGCCTCGGCGAGGCCATGGTCGGGATCAACGTCGACGACATCCCCGTCCCGCACCGCCTCGCCGAGCGCGGCTGGTGACGAAGGCTCCCACCTACGGCCTCGGCCCCGAGTGGGAGCCGGGACCCGACGGCGTGCCGTTCCGCCGGGCTGCCCGGGTGATCCTCCTCGACGACGACGACCGCGTGCTGCTCGTGCGCGGCCACGACGCCGGGGAGGTCACCCGCAGCTGGTGGTTCACCGTCGGCGGCGGGCTGGACGCGGGGGAGAGCGCCCACGACGGCGCCGTCCGGGAGGTCCGCGAGGAGACGGGCCTCGCCGTCGCCCACGAGGAGCTCGTCGGGCCGGTCCTGACCCGCAGCGCGCTCTTCGACTTCGCCCGGGTGACGTGCCGGCAGGACGAGGAGTTCTTCCTCGCCCGCGTGGACTCCGCGGACGCCGTCACCGACGAGGGCTGGACGCTGCTCGAGCGTGACGTGCTCGACGAGATGCGCTGGTGGCACCTCGACGAGCTCG
It encodes the following:
- a CDS encoding glycosyltransferase family 4 protein, whose amino-acid sequence is MRIGIVCPYSFDAPGGVQFHVRDLAEELIRLGHEVSVLAPADDSTPVPDYVVPSGRTVAIPYNGSVARLNFGPVVGARVRRWVSEGDFDLLHIHEPFLPSLSMLALWAADGPVVGTFHTSMERSRGLQAISPVVVPMLEKITGRIAVSAEARRTLVQHLGGDAVIVPNGVYVDRFARAPRDPRWVGADERPTVAFLGRLDEPRKGLPILADAVGPVLDQVPGARFLVAGRGEAAAERAQLAPFGDAVEFLGGVSDEEKASLFASVDVYVAPQTGGESFGIVLVEAMSGGALTVAADIPAFQAVLEDGAVGRLFRRGDSSSLARTLVDVLSHRAETAPVRERAATAVRRYDWSTVTSQVLAVYDMVLSTAHARVREDPRSRTMFGRLRAAATERTWA
- a CDS encoding NUDIX hydrolase, which translates into the protein MTKAPTYGLGPEWEPGPDGVPFRRAARVILLDDDDRVLLVRGHDAGEVTRSWWFTVGGGLDAGESAHDGAVREVREETGLAVAHEELVGPVLTRSALFDFARVTCRQDEEFFLARVDSADAVTDEGWTLLERDVLDEMRWWHLDELEAAVAAGAVVYPGALPRLVRRLLEGWDGSVEHLDEFSV
- a CDS encoding HIT family protein is translated as MTGDHLDPRAAEAAGGHPGVPDAFGRLWTPHRMVYVGGQDKPEDDGEGACPFCRTPARTDEDGLVVHRGETAYVVLNLYPYNPGHLLVCPYRHVADLTDLTDDERDEIGALSAAAMRVLRAVSAPHGFNLGMNQGSVAGAGIAAHLHQHVVPRWGGDTNFLPVVASTKALPQVLGETRDLLAAEWASAAAPEGI
- a CDS encoding phosphatidylinositol mannoside acyltransferase gives rise to the protein MRLDVVKVFSLAKAGVEHLPEPAARALFTAAADVAWALRLGGTTQLERNLQRVRPHLGRRGLRRLSRDGLRAYLRYYCEVFQLPRLTEDQVRARVRVVGDAAVRETLAGGRSVVCALGHLGNWDLAGAWGAKNLAPVVTVAEHLEPEEIFQGFLDFRTGLGMTIIPFEKNGGVFRQLIRHARTSASMIPLLADRDLTATGVEVDLFGHRARVAPGPAALALATGLPLHPTMIRHERISGPRRRAAGSRWGIVIEFLPRVDLPGDDGAAPDVATLTQRWVDALAARVREHPADWHMLQRVFLADLDPARLARAAATAGPAGRAGEES
- the pgsA gene encoding phosphatidylinositol phosphate synthase is translated as MLSTNARGFARAVFGPAARLLVRLGVSPDVVTVTGTVLTSVAALTLLPMGHLTVGALVLGALVVADNLDGQMARLTGTESRWGAFLDSTMDRFADAAIFSGVAVWALRHLDGTLGNLTAGLALVCLVLGAVVPYAKARAESLGMTANVGLAERADRVVVVLAAVLLVGLGLPAPVLTVALGLLALASAWTVLQRMRAVYVQSGGPRRAGTGTEEAR
- the pdxS gene encoding pyridoxal 5'-phosphate synthase lyase subunit PdxS, whose amino-acid sequence is MSENEFANEISAPQQGTARVKRGMAEMLKGGVIMDVVTPEQARIAEDAGAVAVMALERVPADIRAQGGVARMSDPDMIDGIIEAVSIPVMAKARIGHFVEAQVLQALGVDYVDESEVLTPADYAHHIDKWKFTVPFVCGATNLGEALRRITEGAAMIRSKGEAGTGDVSNATTHMREIRDEIRRLQTLPEDELYLAAKELQAPYDLVKEVAEAGKLPVVLFTAGGIATPADAAMMMQLGAEGVFVGSGIFKSGNPAERAAAIVKATTFYDDPSVVADVSRGLGEAMVGINVDDIPVPHRLAERGW
- a CDS encoding PrsW family intramembrane metalloprotease, coding for MSSNGRSPFAPRDPQGGPGRRGEPRASSYGRAPAPGSRYGQSPAPGSPYAPLVTPAGQSAPQIPAAPQWPHRRPRRTSTLVFEIVGIALGLVGALWLLSVVAGQGGGVGGTVLAGFLAFLPLVGVLAAIMWVDRWEPEPRWLLLTALLWGVGVSTAVSLILNEAFAFYVMGTTGSSLAASVLGTVVGAPLVEESAKGLGVLLIFLLRRRFFDGPVDGIVYAAVVAAGFAFTENILYFVQYSDVLSEVFLARAIQSPFAHVTFTAVIGIALGFASRTAGRYSWLWLFPLGWLGAVMLHAVWNGSAALALYDVLYWLFQVPLFAAGIVLVVWLRNDEKATIGHRLTEYAQAGWFAPYEIHMLTSLGGRRAARRWAASRGAGAARAMTDFQRASTSLAFTRQRALTGRYDVGARLDEQELLDRVVRARAGYTAPVR